Sequence from the Gemmatimonadaceae bacterium genome:
GGTATCGAGCGCGTGCAGCGTGGCGGCGGAGTCGATGATTACGACGCCGTCAGCTGCGGCCGTCGCGCCGGCTACGCGAGGTTCGATGTCAGGGCGTTCCCACTGCTTCACGCCGGTGGCATCGTACGCGAACGTTCCCATTCTTCCCGTGACGACGACGACATCGTCTCGGGTGACGAGCAACGTAGGCGCAGCAGCTGACGCGTTAGACCGTGCGACGGCGGCCAGCGTCACCTTCCAGGTGGGCTGCACCCGAACGAACGCCGCCGCCAGCGTCGAAATCCCCTGGTTCGTTGGAACGGGGCTCTCCGCGCACGCATAGGCTGCTGAGCTGGCGCAGAGCGGAACGGCCGGGTCGTGTTCGTTGGCGGCACGGTCTTCGGGCGTCGCACGCACGCTACCGTCGGGCGTGAGCGAATAGCTTCGAAGTCCAGTGGTTCCGTAGCTCGAGGGACGCGCCGTGACGACGGCGCTGTCCACTCCGCCGTCCGAGTTGAGCCACGGCCGATACGCATAGCGATAGACTTCATAGAATTCTGATTGTGGCGTGTCGACGAACCGGACGCGCGTTTCGGCGACGTTCGAGTCACCACCGACGTTCCAGACGGCGCCGTCCAGAATCGGGCAGTTCGCGCGCAACAGGTACATTCCATAGAGTGACGTCGGCAAGCGTCGTCCGCTTCGCAACAGTCGTTGCATGCATTCGCGAATCTGCTGAAGCCGGCGCGGCGGGCTGGCGATCGCCGGATCGTGTGCACCGGCGTCACGCGATGCATAGCCGCTGCCGCGCAACGTTCCGGATTGGTCGATGGAATAGCTGCGGTACGTGGCGAAGGGATGAACGTGCTCGCGAATAACGAGCTGAGGCTGGCCGACCCCGCGCCACAGCACGCGCCAGCCGTCGACTCGGCCTTCCATCGGCAATCGCGTGAGGCACCTCGTGCCCGACGGTCCGAGCTCGTTCAACGTCGGGGGGAATGTTCCCGCATGCGCCGCCGCGTATCGTTGGGCGCATGCTTCAATCGCCCACGCGACGTGTACCGCCGGAGCAGCAGGCGGAGCGGTGGGGTGCCAATCCACGTACCTGTTCGCGACGATCGGCGAACAGCCGATGGCGAGGACGAAGGGTGCGGCGAGCAGTCCCGCCCCCCACGCTCTGGTCCCCGCCCGGCCCGGCTCGTCGAGGACGCGATGCACCTCGAGCATGCTGCGATACACCAACACGCGAGCACCATACGCGATGACAAACGTCAGCAGCAACGCTGGCAGCGCGGCGAGTAGAAAAATCAGGGGTGCCCCGTACCATGCCGGGAACAGGGCGATCAGCGTGACGACCGCCAGCAGCAGAAGGTTGAGCGGCACCGCGATGCCAAGCGCGAACTGAAGCGCG
This genomic interval carries:
- a CDS encoding PQQ-binding-like beta-propeller repeat protein produces the protein MRTLPSVLRRLRLRVAIATATLVLPMLWLVAARSTTVGPRPTALRDYAVWTLPGVLVASDLATALIPPGAALQFALGIAVPLNLLLLAVVTLIALFPAWYGAPLIFLLAALPALLLTFVIAYGARVLVYRSMLEVHRVLDEPGRAGTRAWGAGLLAAPFVLAIGCSPIVANRYVDWHPTAPPAAPAVHVAWAIEACAQRYAAAHAGTFPPTLNELGPSGTRCLTRLPMEGRVDGWRVLWRGVGQPQLVIREHVHPFATYRSYSIDQSGTLRGSGYASRDAGAHDPAIASPPRRLQQIRECMQRLLRSGRRLPTSLYGMYLLRANCPILDGAVWNVGGDSNVAETRVRFVDTPQSEFYEVYRYAYRPWLNSDGGVDSAVVTARPSSYGTTGLRSYSLTPDGSVRATPEDRAANEHDPAVPLCASSAAYACAESPVPTNQGISTLAAAFVRVQPTWKVTLAAVARSNASAAAPTLLVTRDDVVVVTGRMGTFAYDATGVKQWERPDIEPRVAGATAAADGVVIIDSAATLHALDTSGRERWRAPVGISQWLPPVVLHGMTYVGGGRALTAFTPRGDRAFTATVDGFIEDAAGAADGGIYLFVDGPPRLEHFTKAGVRDATVAADSLTHCSAGERGPSLTACSRSAPTFHARLDRGGASRFLHSRLPMGQAPLPLHFLRASQINAKGTAFVVDYEQLRAIAPDSSQRWDIARATEVPSDEVSGAVVTPAGDVAFVVSRLTNLTTLEWSLDAYDDEGAPRWTAILPGRPMYSRPALGRRGMLYIVSSDWVLIAFQSPR